One segment of Sulfobacillus thermosulfidooxidans DSM 9293 DNA contains the following:
- the mobA gene encoding molybdenum cofactor guanylyltransferase: MEPIIDGVVLAGGQSSRMGKDKTQLSLPSGMRLIDRAVLLLQTVVNGQLWISRPWNYTTPGDNDLLDIEPFEGPLSGIARAMTSSHADFLAVMAVDLPNLPMDFYQRFKPYLSPHVEAILPQSARHRQPLAGFWSTHLVSDLIGFRQMGGRKVDTFLNRHTVKWVPVPDAWLSNVNTPREWQSWLDHQERD, encoded by the coding sequence GTGGAACCAATCATAGATGGAGTGGTATTAGCAGGCGGTCAATCGTCGCGCATGGGCAAGGATAAAACCCAGTTGTCCTTACCTAGTGGCATGCGTCTCATTGACCGAGCAGTTTTATTGCTGCAAACGGTTGTTAACGGCCAGTTATGGATCTCTAGGCCATGGAATTATACAACCCCAGGCGACAATGATTTGTTGGATATCGAACCCTTTGAGGGCCCTTTATCGGGAATCGCACGGGCTATGACCTCTTCTCATGCGGATTTCTTAGCGGTAATGGCTGTTGATTTGCCCAACCTTCCCATGGATTTTTATCAGCGCTTTAAACCGTACTTGTCACCCCACGTTGAGGCCATATTGCCCCAAAGCGCTCGCCATCGTCAGCCCTTGGCTGGATTTTGGTCGACACACTTAGTATCGGACCTTATCGGTTTTCGCCAAATGGGAGGTCGCAAAGTCGACACCTTTTTAAACCGGCATACCGTGAAATGGGTTCCGGTGCCCGATGCTTGGCTCAGTAATGTCAATACCCCACGCGAATGGCAATCATGGCTAGATCATCAGGAGCGTGATTAA
- a CDS encoding DMT family transporter, which produces MLKSEPSRTPYTPTALQLYGAVAVGVLSVSSASVLIRLTPAPANAIAFWRLILTALLLMPVVLRQSPTWLSLRHLKLFTISGLFLALHFIFWIQSLMILPVALSTALVSTHPLLIALYTRIVRKQPFPMRIKIGLASATLGLVILPIGAAWSFHQTAGMVDALLGALFAGLYLMAGKHSRQSLSASQYSFGTYLMSSFLLFLINMFQKHSLGPVNGHVMILYLLMAIIPTLGGHTTFNWLLRFMPAGQVSMAMIGEIPGSAMLAWLILRQMPSWTVWISLIFLTLGIVMTLRSTKEPTPANSDL; this is translated from the coding sequence ATGCTAAAGTCTGAGCCATCTCGGACACCTTACACCCCAACTGCTCTTCAACTATATGGGGCTGTAGCAGTTGGGGTCTTGTCTGTTTCGAGTGCGTCCGTGCTTATTCGTTTAACCCCTGCCCCAGCCAATGCCATTGCTTTTTGGCGACTCATTCTTACTGCCCTGCTTTTAATGCCCGTCGTGCTCCGGCAGTCGCCAACATGGTTGAGCTTAAGGCATCTAAAACTTTTCACGATATCGGGATTATTTTTAGCGTTGCACTTTATTTTCTGGATTCAATCCCTCATGATTCTACCGGTCGCCTTGTCGACCGCGTTAGTCTCGACACACCCGTTACTTATCGCATTATATACGCGTATCGTGCGCAAACAGCCCTTTCCCATGCGCATTAAGATAGGATTAGCAAGCGCTACCCTAGGTCTTGTAATATTACCCATTGGGGCAGCCTGGTCCTTTCATCAAACAGCTGGCATGGTCGATGCCTTGTTAGGCGCACTCTTTGCAGGATTATATCTCATGGCTGGGAAGCACTCGCGACAAAGCTTATCCGCGAGCCAGTACTCGTTCGGAACCTATCTCATGTCGAGTTTCCTCTTGTTTCTTATCAATATGTTTCAGAAACATTCCCTCGGACCTGTGAATGGGCATGTGATGATCTTATATCTTCTTATGGCTATCATTCCCACACTGGGCGGGCATACCACATTTAACTGGTTATTGCGATTCATGCCGGCCGGACAAGTATCCATGGCCATGATTGGGGAAATCCCCGGGTCTGCCATGTTAGCGTGGCTTATTCTTCGACAAATGCCCTCGTGGACGGTTTGGATCAGCCTGATCTTCCTCACGCTAGGAATCGTCATGACCCTGCGCTCCACCAAGGAACCGACTCCGGCGAACTCCGACCTCTAA
- a CDS encoding molybdopterin-guanine dinucleotide biosynthesis protein B, producing the protein MRVFHIVGYSNVGKTRLIESLCQHLNGRVLVLKFSHHSPSDRPGSDTDRFAAYRADTLLIQPNQTTWRSSLALPIDWPQVAQHFEWMIWEGGKHFPTPKIVFNSADILEHVSNIRLIIGPPSRKLSKICVYPACLPLSEETRNNLAEYIIEKQQTLSFEWNDASAHMVFHPEFRG; encoded by the coding sequence ATGCGCGTGTTCCATATCGTCGGCTATTCCAATGTCGGAAAAACGCGCCTGATTGAATCCCTGTGTCAACACCTAAACGGGCGTGTACTGGTGTTAAAATTTTCCCATCATTCCCCATCTGATCGCCCGGGTTCCGATACCGACCGTTTTGCCGCTTATCGTGCGGACACGCTCTTAATCCAGCCTAATCAAACCACCTGGCGGAGTTCCCTAGCATTGCCCATTGATTGGCCGCAAGTGGCTCAACATTTTGAGTGGATGATATGGGAAGGGGGTAAACATTTCCCAACGCCGAAGATTGTTTTCAATTCCGCGGACATTCTGGAACACGTTTCCAACATTCGTTTAATCATTGGTCCGCCTTCTCGAAAACTTTCTAAGATTTGTGTGTACCCAGCATGTCTCCCCTTAAGCGAGGAAACTCGTAACAACCTGGCCGAATACATCATTGAAAAACAACAGACGTTAAGTTTCGAGTGGAACGATGCTTCCGCACATATGGTCTTTCATCCGGAATTTCGCGGATAA
- the glp gene encoding gephyrin-like molybdotransferase Glp, with product MSYISVTEALDLLKSVRGRIEDSEQIPIEQCWGRTLAEEVVAFSDSPPFHRAAMDGYALRAQDTPGTLPILGQVNAGEVFTQHVPQGYAVRIMTGAPLPQELDTVIEQEAVTRHNQHIEVPRVVKTLRNVSTQGSEITRGTTVFQPGQYIGSLEMGLLALSGYATVKVYRKPRVLLVTTGDELQNPGQALQPGHIYNVNRYLFAALLTEAGADVTWAPPAADTSHAVALALSDLTPYDLVITTGGVSVGDKDHVIQFLRNHTRLLFWRVDMHPGKSIAGAEKDHVPILALSGNPGAAMMSWYLIGLPFVVSLYGAYLPLRHISGRLRHPFMKPTRETRYLRARIQVEQGEIFFDTQLPQGSDIITAYRQSEVLAIIPEGSPPVPSGTEVTGLMIPGLGPERLYWLPQNHRESPPS from the coding sequence ATGAGTTATATTAGCGTAACTGAAGCTCTGGATTTGCTGAAAAGTGTTCGAGGACGCATTGAAGACAGCGAACAAATTCCCATTGAACAGTGCTGGGGGCGAACTCTAGCCGAAGAGGTTGTAGCTTTTAGTGATTCTCCTCCTTTTCACCGCGCCGCCATGGATGGTTATGCATTGCGTGCTCAAGATACACCTGGCACCTTACCTATCCTCGGCCAAGTCAATGCAGGTGAAGTGTTTACCCAGCATGTCCCTCAAGGATATGCAGTGCGCATCATGACCGGAGCTCCCCTTCCTCAAGAATTGGATACCGTAATTGAACAAGAAGCCGTAACCCGGCATAACCAACATATTGAGGTTCCCCGTGTTGTTAAAACGCTGCGGAATGTCAGCACACAAGGTTCAGAAATCACCCGTGGAACGACGGTATTCCAACCAGGACAGTATATCGGTTCATTGGAAATGGGCTTACTCGCTTTATCCGGCTATGCCACCGTCAAAGTCTACCGAAAACCTCGCGTCTTACTCGTGACAACGGGAGACGAATTACAAAATCCTGGGCAAGCGTTACAGCCGGGACACATTTATAATGTTAACCGTTACTTATTCGCAGCGTTATTAACCGAAGCCGGTGCTGATGTGACATGGGCTCCTCCGGCAGCAGATACGTCCCATGCTGTGGCTCTGGCCTTATCCGACCTGACACCATACGATCTCGTCATCACCACAGGCGGAGTATCGGTGGGCGACAAGGACCATGTCATCCAATTTCTTCGCAACCATACCCGGCTTCTGTTTTGGCGAGTCGATATGCATCCGGGCAAGTCCATTGCCGGTGCTGAGAAAGATCATGTACCGATTCTAGCCCTGTCAGGCAATCCCGGAGCGGCCATGATGTCTTGGTATCTGATCGGCCTGCCTTTCGTGGTATCGTTGTATGGCGCTTATCTTCCACTCCGTCACATCAGCGGCCGATTACGCCATCCGTTTATGAAACCGACTCGGGAAACAAGATATTTGCGCGCCCGCATCCAGGTTGAGCAAGGAGAGATATTTTTTGATACGCAGTTGCCCCAAGGCTCTGATATAATTACGGCATATCGGCAATCCGAGGTTTTAGCGATTATTCCTGAGGGTAGTCCGCCGGTCCCATCAGGCACGGAAGTTACGGGCTTGATGATTCCCGGACTCGGACCAGAACGCCTGTATTGGCTTCCTCAAAATCATCGAGAATCCCCGCCATCTTAG
- a CDS encoding SirB1 family protein has product MKTLTEREIKALIRLLGDDDIKTAQIARQRLIESRQEAQPYLEEARTSLDPHVRTRVYSILERLRLDELGERFQRFAAMPSAWIDLEEGAFLIAESGYPTINRQHYRDMLDSMAQEFKVHMDQHNLKGRELIESLNHYFFDELGFTGNKEAYYDPDNSYLNQVLDRRLGIPISLSLVYLLIARRLRIPVVGISMPGHFLLQYNDSLFIDAFEKGQLLNRGECVQFLMTNGFGFHPAYLSPTPTRFMLVRMLTNLIQIYSTQDPDRADSLSAFRDMLTQSYAKV; this is encoded by the coding sequence ATGAAAACATTGACTGAGAGAGAAATTAAAGCTTTGATTCGTCTCTTGGGGGATGATGATATCAAGACGGCGCAAATAGCCCGACAGCGATTGATCGAATCTCGTCAGGAGGCTCAGCCATATCTGGAAGAAGCCAGAACGTCTTTAGATCCACATGTTCGGACGCGGGTCTATAGTATTCTCGAACGACTTCGTCTTGACGAACTGGGAGAACGCTTCCAACGTTTTGCGGCCATGCCGTCCGCTTGGATCGACCTGGAAGAAGGTGCCTTTCTCATTGCTGAATCCGGATACCCGACAATTAATCGCCAACATTATCGAGACATGCTGGATTCCATGGCCCAAGAATTTAAAGTTCACATGGATCAGCACAATCTCAAAGGTCGTGAACTCATCGAGAGTTTAAACCACTATTTCTTTGATGAGCTCGGCTTTACGGGAAATAAAGAAGCCTACTATGATCCCGATAACAGTTATCTCAACCAAGTGTTGGACCGTCGGTTAGGGATTCCCATTAGTTTGTCTTTAGTCTACCTATTAATTGCCCGTCGTTTACGCATCCCAGTGGTCGGCATCAGCATGCCTGGACACTTTCTCCTCCAATATAATGATAGCCTATTCATTGATGCCTTTGAAAAAGGCCAATTGTTGAACCGGGGCGAATGTGTTCAATTTCTCATGACCAATGGTTTTGGCTTCCATCCAGCGTATTTGAGTCCTACTCCCACGCGTTTTATGCTTGTGCGCATGTTGACCAATCTTATTCAAATCTATAGCACGCAAGATCCGGACCGTGCCGATTCCTTAAGCGCGTTTCGGGATATGTTAACCCAGTCTTATGCTAAAGTCTGA
- a CDS encoding NUDIX hydrolase: MSDANEEKPNNFVQWRHAPASQWIYCPLCREPLLNHTWDGRERRYCPHCGFVYWERALPAVAVLVFEPSRKEILLVTRRYPPFVGGLTFPGGGIELGESVADAAVREVEEETGLVVSLDRQFGTWSTPSNDTIITFFRGHPIGGQLQAGTDAQEARFYPWEEAPSLAFSLHNMVLQLFRMEMRMTIPTS, translated from the coding sequence ATGTCTGACGCGAACGAAGAAAAGCCTAATAATTTTGTGCAATGGCGGCATGCACCGGCCAGTCAATGGATCTATTGTCCATTATGTCGCGAACCCTTATTAAACCATACGTGGGATGGGCGAGAGCGTCGCTATTGTCCTCATTGTGGTTTTGTTTATTGGGAACGGGCATTACCTGCAGTGGCGGTATTAGTTTTCGAACCGTCACGTAAGGAAATTTTACTGGTGACCCGCCGGTATCCGCCTTTTGTCGGCGGATTAACCTTTCCCGGTGGCGGGATTGAACTGGGGGAAAGTGTGGCCGATGCCGCAGTGCGAGAGGTGGAAGAAGAAACCGGGCTCGTTGTGTCATTAGATCGGCAATTTGGAACCTGGTCGACACCTAGTAATGACACGATCATTACATTTTTCCGCGGGCATCCCATCGGGGGACAATTGCAAGCTGGAACGGATGCGCAAGAAGCCCGTTTCTACCCTTGGGAAGAGGCTCCTTCACTCGCGTTTAGTTTGCACAATATGGTTCTTCAACTGTTTCGCATGGAGATGCGGATGACAATCCCGACGTCTTAA